In Oryza sativa Japonica Group chromosome 1, ASM3414082v1, the genomic stretch GCTCACTAGTTTGCCTTAAATAAGTGTAATTTTTTCCTCTCACATTCTATTTTGGTAGCGTGTGATTGAAAATGTTAATAGAGGAAACTGTAATGATAGCTTAAATTTCCTTCATGTTTATAAATTATCATGCCATTGCTTGTTTGTTCCATTGTTCAATGGCTTCTGCATTTCAGAAGATgactatttaaatttttttttctcatgcttCCAGGAGCTATGAACTGATGGAAAGACTTCTTAAAGTTTTTGTATACCATGATGGAGCAAAACCTATTTTCCATTCACCAGAGTTGAAAGGCATTTATGCATCTGAGGGGTGGTTTATGAAACTGATGGAAGGGAACCAACATTTTGTTGTGAGAGATCCAAACAGAGCTCACCTATTCTATCTACCGTATAGCTCTCGTCAGCTAGAGCACAATCTTTATGTGCCTGGGTCAAATACAATTGAGCCATTGTCTATCTTTGTAAAGAAATACATAGATTTTATCTCCACCAAGTTCCCCTATTGGAATAGGACAAAAGGAGCTGATCATTTTTTTGTCGCTTGTCATGACTGGGTATGTATTCTTCCTTTGAGTACTTCTCGTTGTTGAATGGTCATATTGAACAAGAATATTAGTGCATACAAATTTGAATGGAGGCTGAAACTTAATCAAGAAAGAAGCTAACATGCTGTTTCTGATTCTGGCCCTTCCTTGCAGGGACCATACACTACCAAATTGCATGATGAATTGAGAAAAAACACCATTAAAGCTCTATGTAATGCAGATCTCTCAGAAGGAGTTTTCATTCATGGAAGAGATGTGTCCCTTCCTGAAACATTTCTTAGATCACCAAGAAGACCCTTAAGAGGCATTGGTGGAAAACCTGCTGCAGAGAGATCTATCCTAGCCTTCTTTGCAGGACAGATGCATGGACGAGTTCGACCTGTCCTCCTCCAGTATTGGGGAGGAAAGGATGCAGACATGAGAATATATGACCGTTTGCCACACAGAATCACTAGGAGGATGAATTATATTCAGCATATGAAATCAAGTAAATACTGTATTTGTCCCATGGGATACGAGGTAAACAGCCCAAGAATAGTTGAGGCAATCTATTATGAGTGTGTTCCGGTGATAATTGCGGACAATTTTGTGCTTCCATTTGATGATGCACTTAATTGGAGTGCGTTCTCTGTGGTCAT encodes the following:
- the LOC4326157 gene encoding probable glycosyltransferase At3g07620 isoform X2; the protein is MPSPLPCNLLTRRRALTACAAVAALTAAAALFLLATPPTEDPTHPYLLASLLHNNTSNQPDSAAASQPPLPSTSILQLQTNLPSGFTTVPSMFLVPSPSPAENLDDGSMEETDPPDLKENPPAESAPFLQEPISSGSPIRRSDIYNKGHDMKDHAMLPPRPEVPIPLWSTAADEELIYAKKEITIAPLVSNDPDLHAPLFRNVSVFRRSYELMERLLKVFVYHDGAKPIFHSPELKGIYASEGWFMKLMEGNQHFVVRDPNRAHLFYLPYSSRQLEHNLYVPGSNTIEPLSIFVKKYIDFISTKFPYWNRTKGADHFFVACHDWGPYTTKLHDELRKNTIKALCNADLSEGVFIHGRDVSLPETFLRSPRRPLRGIGGKPAAERSILAFFAGQMHGRVRPVLLQYWGGKDADMRIYDRLPHRITRRMNYIQHMKSSKYCICPMGYEVNSPRIVEAIYYECVPVIIADNFVLPFDDALNWSAFSVVIPEKDVPKLKQILLAIPDDQYMAMQSNVQRVQKHFIWHPNPIKYDIFHMILHSIWYSRVNQIQIE
- the LOC4326157 gene encoding probable glycosyltransferase At3g07620 isoform X1, whose amino-acid sequence is MPSPLPCNLLTRRRALTACAAVAALTAAAALFLLATPPTEDPTHPYLLASLLHNNTSNQPDSAAASQPPLPSTSILQLQTNLPSGFTTVPSMFLVPSPSPAENLDDGSMEETDPPDLKENPPAESAPFLQEPISSGSPIRRSDIYNKGHDMKDHAMLPPRPEQVPIPLWSTAADEELIYAKKEITIAPLVSNDPDLHAPLFRNVSVFRRSYELMERLLKVFVYHDGAKPIFHSPELKGIYASEGWFMKLMEGNQHFVVRDPNRAHLFYLPYSSRQLEHNLYVPGSNTIEPLSIFVKKYIDFISTKFPYWNRTKGADHFFVACHDWGPYTTKLHDELRKNTIKALCNADLSEGVFIHGRDVSLPETFLRSPRRPLRGIGGKPAAERSILAFFAGQMHGRVRPVLLQYWGGKDADMRIYDRLPHRITRRMNYIQHMKSSKYCICPMGYEVNSPRIVEAIYYECVPVIIADNFVLPFDDALNWSAFSVVIPEKDVPKLKQILLAIPDDQYMAMQSNVQRVQKHFIWHPNPIKYDIFHMILHSIWYSRVNQIQIE